In Rhodococcus sp. OK302, one genomic interval encodes:
- a CDS encoding FecCD family ABC transporter permease, which produces MTRSALESPTFGEASAADAGKPSRYKAFTVPLILTFGILAIGLAALAIGRYTIPVNEVARILIDRVIPLEQTWTEVESQVVLGVRLPRLLLGMLVGGGLALGGSALQAVFRNPLVSPQVLGVSSGASFGGVLALMLGLGSAFLVGGAFIFGIAALVMVTAIGKTRTGSSILMIVLGGVVTSAFFSALVSLITYLADPYSTLPSIVFWLMGSLATADMGKVAIAAVPILLGSAVILGLRWRVNILSLGDDDAASLGIKPHRLRMLLLVMVAFMTAGAVAVSGVIGWVGLVVPHLARLWVGPDHRISMPTTFVLGAAYLTVIDTLSRTISPGEIPLGILTAIIGAPVFVVLLRKSSRQAFINA; this is translated from the coding sequence ATGACTCGTTCAGCGCTTGAGAGTCCCACCTTTGGTGAAGCAAGTGCCGCAGACGCCGGGAAACCCTCGCGGTACAAGGCTTTCACTGTTCCGCTGATCCTGACCTTCGGCATACTCGCGATCGGATTGGCAGCCCTGGCCATCGGCCGATACACCATTCCGGTCAACGAAGTCGCTCGCATCCTCATCGATCGAGTAATTCCATTGGAACAGACCTGGACCGAGGTCGAATCGCAAGTTGTTCTCGGCGTTCGTCTCCCGCGACTGCTTCTCGGCATGCTGGTCGGCGGCGGACTCGCACTGGGTGGCTCAGCGTTGCAAGCAGTGTTCCGGAATCCGTTGGTGAGCCCGCAAGTGCTCGGAGTGTCTTCAGGTGCGTCGTTCGGTGGCGTCCTCGCCCTCATGCTCGGCCTCGGGTCAGCATTCCTCGTCGGCGGAGCGTTTATATTCGGAATCGCGGCTCTGGTGATGGTCACCGCCATCGGCAAAACTCGCACGGGCAGTTCCATCCTCATGATCGTGCTCGGCGGTGTGGTAACCAGTGCGTTCTTCTCAGCACTGGTTTCACTGATCACCTACCTTGCTGACCCGTACAGCACACTGCCGTCAATTGTCTTCTGGCTCATGGGTTCCCTGGCAACCGCCGATATGGGCAAAGTTGCGATCGCGGCGGTTCCCATTCTCCTCGGCAGCGCCGTCATACTCGGCCTGCGGTGGCGGGTGAACATCCTCTCGCTCGGGGACGACGACGCAGCATCACTCGGAATCAAGCCTCACCGCCTGCGTATGCTGCTTCTCGTTATGGTGGCGTTCATGACGGCCGGTGCAGTCGCAGTGTCTGGCGTGATCGGTTGGGTCGGATTAGTGGTTCCACACCTGGCCCGGTTGTGGGTCGGTCCCGATCACCGAATCTCGATGCCTACGACGTTCGTTCTCGGCGCGGCCTACCTCACTGTGATCGACACTCTCTCGCGCACGATCAGCCCCGGCGAGATTCCATTAGGAATCCTCACGGCAATCATCGGCGCCCCAGTCTTCGTGGTTCTCCTTCGCAAGTCGAGCAGACAGGCGTTCATCAATGCTTGA
- a CDS encoding ABC transporter ATP-binding protein → MLELVDLGFRYPGRDWVFRHTNLAIASGSITSILGPNGKGKTTLLRCIAGLSTPEEGRVIRDPNFGYVPQATTSSFAYSVFDMVLMGRAKKVSTFGTPSKADVAQTRSVLERVGIDHLTTSNFTELSGGQRQLVLIARALNTDCTFMILDEPVSSLDLRNQAHVLQLLRELATEGMGILLTTHHPDHALHLGGDAVVMYSPEEIVVGGVEALVTGETLSRLYGIDVATETVLDRGSPRTVVYTRYDNFAVADNDLRLKESSLS, encoded by the coding sequence ATGCTTGAGCTAGTAGACCTCGGATTTCGCTATCCCGGACGCGACTGGGTATTTCGACACACCAACCTCGCCATTGCGTCAGGTTCGATCACCTCGATCCTCGGCCCCAACGGCAAGGGAAAAACCACCCTGCTTCGGTGCATCGCGGGGCTCAGCACCCCCGAAGAAGGTCGGGTCATCCGCGATCCGAACTTCGGCTACGTCCCACAGGCGACTACGTCAAGTTTTGCGTACTCGGTGTTCGACATGGTGCTGATGGGCCGGGCAAAGAAGGTCTCGACATTCGGAACCCCCAGCAAAGCCGATGTCGCACAAACTCGTAGCGTTCTGGAACGAGTGGGTATCGACCATCTTACGACGTCGAATTTCACCGAACTATCCGGTGGGCAACGACAATTGGTCCTGATCGCCCGTGCGCTGAACACCGACTGCACCTTCATGATTCTCGACGAACCAGTCTCCTCACTCGACCTGCGAAACCAAGCGCACGTCCTCCAACTTCTGCGTGAACTTGCTACAGAAGGCATGGGAATCCTGCTGACCACACATCATCCCGATCACGCGCTGCACCTCGGCGGAGACGCAGTCGTCATGTACAGCCCCGAGGAGATCGTGGTCGGCGGCGTGGAAGCCCTCGTGACGGGCGAAACCCTCTCCCGCCTCTACGGTATCGACGTCGCAACCGAAACCGTCCTCGATCGTGGTAGTCCGCGAACCGTGGTCTACACCCGCTATGACAATTTCGCGGTGGCCGACAACGACCTCCGTCTCAAAGAAAGCTCGCTCTCATGA
- a CDS encoding NDMA-dependent alcohol dehydrogenase, producing MKVKAAVVKAPGQAWEIEEVELGDPVAGEVQVRLAASGLCHSDEHLRTGATPLPFYPALGGHEGAGVVTKVGAGVANIEEGDHVVLAFIPACGRCPSCAKGLQNICDEGAGLLTGQAISDKTHRVTLNGEPVVQMCLLGTFSPYVTVNEASVIKIEKDIPLDKAALLGCGVATGWGSATAIGGTKVGDTVVVIGIGGVGINSVQGAAAAGARYVVAIDPVEFKRQKAKEFGATHTFASIEEALPAIGEITWGKMADVTVITVGEIHGDMIQPALSATGKGGQVVVVGMGHYADSQVTLSLFELTLLQKRLQGAIFGGVGPRSQIPKLLDHYRSGALKLDELVTKTYKLEDINEGYADMLAGKNLRGMIVYTEDDY from the coding sequence GTGAAGGTCAAAGCAGCAGTAGTGAAGGCACCCGGCCAGGCATGGGAGATCGAGGAAGTCGAACTGGGAGATCCGGTCGCCGGTGAAGTGCAGGTTCGACTTGCCGCGTCCGGGTTGTGCCATTCGGACGAGCACTTGCGCACTGGCGCAACTCCGCTGCCTTTCTATCCAGCTCTCGGTGGCCACGAGGGCGCCGGAGTGGTGACAAAGGTGGGCGCTGGCGTCGCCAATATCGAAGAAGGCGATCATGTGGTGCTCGCGTTCATCCCGGCCTGTGGACGGTGTCCATCGTGTGCCAAGGGGCTCCAGAACATCTGCGACGAGGGCGCGGGCCTGCTGACCGGCCAGGCGATCTCGGACAAGACGCATCGTGTGACATTGAACGGAGAACCCGTCGTCCAGATGTGTCTGCTGGGCACGTTCTCGCCCTACGTCACGGTCAACGAGGCATCAGTGATCAAGATCGAGAAGGACATCCCTCTCGACAAGGCTGCTCTGCTCGGCTGCGGCGTTGCGACGGGCTGGGGCTCGGCGACGGCAATCGGCGGCACCAAAGTCGGTGACACGGTGGTGGTCATCGGCATCGGTGGAGTCGGCATCAACTCGGTACAGGGCGCCGCGGCGGCCGGGGCACGCTATGTCGTTGCCATCGATCCGGTGGAGTTCAAGCGACAGAAGGCAAAGGAGTTCGGTGCCACACACACCTTTGCCTCGATCGAGGAAGCTCTCCCGGCGATCGGCGAAATCACCTGGGGGAAGATGGCGGACGTTACGGTCATCACGGTCGGTGAGATCCACGGCGACATGATCCAGCCCGCGCTCAGCGCTACCGGTAAGGGCGGACAGGTCGTCGTCGTCGGTATGGGTCACTACGCGGACTCTCAGGTGACGCTGAGCCTCTTCGAGCTGACACTTCTGCAGAAGCGCTTGCAGGGGGCCATCTTTGGCGGAGTGGGACCGCGTTCGCAGATTCCGAAGCTCCTCGACCACTATCGCAGTGGCGCACTCAAGCTCGACGAGTTGGTGACCAAGACTTACAAGTTGGAGGACATCAACGAGGGGTATGCGGACATGCTGGCCGGAAAGAACTTGCGCGGAATGATCGTCTACACGGAGGACGATTACTGA
- a CDS encoding spermidine synthase, translated as MGAVAKGTRKTKNRSTAPEQGETGPVPGIFPIDTGTCELVRDQYSDTGWIVQINGVPSSHIDLADPKILDFEYMRWIAHLVDSERSRTERLRVLHLGGGACSMARYFAATYPDARQVVVEIDGALTELVRNWFDLPRAPLLRIRVGEARAVTETLTESTRDIIIRDVFAGSKTPVPLTTAQFTAHVRRVLAPGGIYLVNCGDTPDLQGARAEAATIGAHFEHLAIIADPAMLKGRRYGNMIIAGSDVPIANSPALARELLGGGVPAHVWGDAEVRKFAASGSVLQD; from the coding sequence ATGGGCGCAGTGGCCAAAGGAACTCGTAAGACCAAGAATCGCAGCACCGCTCCCGAACAGGGCGAGACCGGCCCCGTTCCCGGAATCTTCCCGATCGACACCGGGACCTGCGAACTAGTTCGCGATCAATACTCCGACACCGGCTGGATAGTGCAGATCAACGGTGTCCCCAGCTCGCACATCGATCTTGCCGATCCGAAAATTCTGGATTTCGAGTACATGCGATGGATTGCGCACCTCGTCGATTCCGAACGCTCTCGAACAGAAAGACTTCGGGTGCTCCATCTCGGCGGCGGCGCCTGTTCGATGGCTCGGTACTTCGCGGCCACCTATCCCGATGCTCGGCAGGTTGTGGTCGAGATCGACGGCGCGCTGACGGAATTGGTCCGCAACTGGTTCGATCTTCCGCGGGCACCACTTCTCCGCATCCGCGTGGGTGAAGCGCGCGCCGTCACCGAAACCCTCACCGAATCTACGCGCGACATCATCATTCGAGATGTCTTCGCCGGCAGCAAGACTCCGGTGCCGCTCACCACGGCCCAGTTCACCGCCCACGTACGACGCGTCCTCGCGCCCGGCGGTATCTACCTGGTCAATTGCGGCGACACCCCGGATCTGCAAGGAGCGCGGGCCGAAGCGGCAACTATCGGTGCACACTTCGAGCATCTGGCGATCATCGCCGATCCCGCGATGCTCAAGGGCCGACGCTACGGCAACATGATCATCGCGGGCAGCGACGTTCCCATCGCCAATTCTCCGGCGCTTGCACGCGAGCTACTCGGCGGCGGTGTTCCAGCGCACGTGTGGGGCGACGCGGAGGTCCGGAAGTTCGCGGCAAGCGGGTCGGTCCTACAAGACTGA
- a CDS encoding bifunctional [glutamine synthetase] adenylyltransferase/[glutamine synthetase]-adenylyl-L-tyrosine phosphorylase, with protein sequence MTVKPPSARAVVPGPGRLGLVESTAADELRQLGWVDADSIELLWSLSRAANADLALRTLVRIKESLGAGWRELDAALRTNKSVRGRLLALIGASAAFGDHLVADPIGWKLLDGSSLLSKDAATSALLDSVGASLDEGAGPGSQTYRATVTGPEAVAALRKSYKDQLMLLAACDLAATVEDEPVVPYQTVGHQLSDLADAALTAALAVAIATVCPEGNCPIRLAVIAMGKCGARELNYVSDVDVVFVAEPADATASRVAGEMMRIGTSAFFEVDAALRPEGKRGELVRSLDSHVAYYKRWAKTWEFQALLKARPMTGDMELGRQYAEAMSPMVWTASEREDFVPEVQAMRRRVEEMVPAEMRERELKLGRGSLRDVEFAVQLLQLVHGRADDALHVQSTVDALSALAAGGYVGRDDAANLTASYEFLRLLEHRLQLQKLKRTHTLPPPDDDEALRWLARAAHMRPDGRLDALGVLRAEIKRNSHRIRRLHAKLFYRPLLESVARMDKEAMVLGPDAAIRQLAALGYTAPENALGHLTALTTGASRKGRIQALLLPTLLEYLADTPDPDAGLLAYRRLSDALVDQTWFLRLLRDEAAVAERLMRVLGSSAYLPDLLIKAPDVIRLYADSPSGPRLIEPKPEDVSRGILTASGRHSDPNRAVAAARSLRRHELARIASADILGMLDVPEVCKALSSVWAAVLNASLSAVIKASVAELGTPAPAAFSVIGMGRLGGGELGYGSDADVLFVCEPVEGVDETVAVKWANSIADKVRKLLGAPSTDPPLEVDTGLRPEGRNGPMVRTLESYDAYYSKWAQAWEIQALLRAHPVAGDPVLGLQFLYMIDKTRYPAGGVDDAAVREIRRIKARIDSERLPRGADPATHTKLGRGGLADIEWTVQLIQLRHADKIESLHNTSTLETLDAIGAAELLSEEDVELLRDAWITATKARNCLVLVRGKPTDQLPGPGRVLAAVAQVAGYGDDAGEFLDNYLRITRRAKAVVERVFGGE encoded by the coding sequence GTGACGGTGAAGCCGCCATCTGCTCGAGCAGTAGTTCCGGGACCGGGTCGGCTCGGGCTGGTCGAGTCCACGGCCGCCGACGAACTCCGCCAGCTCGGATGGGTCGACGCCGACAGCATCGAACTCCTGTGGTCCCTTTCTCGGGCGGCCAACGCGGACCTCGCGTTGCGCACGCTGGTGCGCATCAAGGAATCCTTGGGCGCCGGCTGGCGTGAGCTCGACGCCGCGCTGCGCACGAACAAGAGTGTCCGCGGTCGTCTCCTGGCATTGATCGGGGCATCCGCAGCGTTCGGCGATCACCTGGTCGCCGATCCGATCGGGTGGAAACTCCTCGACGGTTCGTCCTTGCTGAGCAAAGACGCAGCCACGTCCGCATTGCTCGATTCTGTCGGAGCGAGCCTCGACGAGGGCGCCGGACCCGGGTCGCAGACGTACCGCGCCACCGTCACCGGCCCGGAAGCCGTTGCTGCGCTGCGTAAGTCGTACAAAGATCAGCTCATGCTGCTGGCTGCCTGCGATTTGGCGGCCACGGTCGAGGATGAGCCAGTAGTTCCGTATCAGACTGTCGGCCATCAACTTTCGGATCTGGCAGATGCCGCACTGACCGCCGCACTGGCGGTAGCTATCGCCACAGTGTGTCCCGAGGGCAACTGTCCGATCAGGCTTGCCGTGATCGCGATGGGTAAATGTGGTGCCCGCGAACTGAATTACGTCTCCGACGTCGACGTCGTATTCGTTGCGGAACCGGCCGATGCCACAGCCAGTCGGGTAGCCGGTGAAATGATGAGGATCGGCACCTCCGCCTTCTTCGAAGTTGATGCCGCATTGCGCCCCGAGGGTAAGCGCGGAGAACTGGTGCGCTCACTCGATTCTCACGTCGCGTACTACAAGCGGTGGGCCAAGACGTGGGAGTTCCAGGCGCTACTGAAGGCTCGGCCGATGACCGGCGATATGGAACTCGGTCGTCAGTACGCCGAGGCCATGAGCCCGATGGTGTGGACTGCGTCCGAGCGCGAAGACTTCGTACCCGAAGTGCAGGCCATGCGCCGACGCGTCGAGGAGATGGTTCCGGCCGAGATGCGTGAGCGTGAGCTCAAACTCGGCCGCGGAAGTTTGCGCGACGTCGAATTTGCCGTCCAGCTCCTGCAATTGGTGCACGGCCGGGCCGATGACGCCCTTCACGTGCAGAGCACCGTCGATGCGTTGTCTGCTCTCGCTGCCGGTGGGTACGTGGGCCGGGACGACGCCGCAAACCTCACGGCGTCGTACGAATTCTTGCGACTTCTCGAGCATCGTCTGCAACTGCAGAAACTCAAGCGCACGCACACATTGCCGCCGCCGGACGACGACGAGGCATTGCGCTGGTTGGCCCGTGCGGCACACATGCGTCCCGACGGACGTCTGGACGCACTCGGAGTCTTGCGTGCCGAAATCAAGCGGAACTCGCATCGGATCCGCCGGCTCCACGCCAAATTGTTCTACCGTCCACTGCTCGAGTCGGTGGCGCGGATGGACAAGGAAGCCATGGTTCTCGGACCGGACGCTGCCATCCGTCAGTTGGCGGCGTTGGGGTACACCGCCCCCGAAAATGCGTTGGGTCACCTCACGGCATTGACCACGGGCGCATCGCGCAAGGGCAGGATTCAGGCACTGCTGCTGCCGACACTGCTCGAATATCTTGCTGACACACCGGATCCTGATGCCGGACTCCTTGCGTATCGACGATTGTCCGACGCCCTGGTCGATCAGACCTGGTTCCTCCGGTTGCTTCGCGACGAGGCCGCTGTTGCCGAACGTCTGATGCGGGTGCTGGGTTCCTCGGCTTATCTTCCTGATCTGCTGATCAAAGCGCCCGATGTGATTCGCCTGTACGCCGATTCGCCGAGCGGCCCACGTCTGATCGAGCCGAAGCCCGAGGATGTCTCCCGCGGAATCCTCACTGCCTCAGGCCGGCATAGCGATCCGAATCGCGCTGTTGCTGCGGCACGTTCGTTGCGTCGGCATGAATTGGCGCGGATCGCCTCGGCTGACATCCTGGGCATGCTCGATGTTCCCGAAGTATGCAAGGCGCTCTCTTCGGTATGGGCTGCGGTACTCAACGCGTCTCTCTCTGCCGTAATCAAGGCCAGTGTTGCGGAATTGGGCACACCGGCACCGGCAGCTTTCTCCGTCATCGGCATGGGCCGACTCGGCGGCGGTGAACTCGGATACGGGTCCGACGCCGACGTTCTGTTCGTGTGCGAGCCCGTCGAAGGTGTCGACGAGACAGTTGCAGTCAAGTGGGCCAACAGCATTGCGGACAAGGTGCGCAAGCTGTTGGGAGCGCCCAGTACTGATCCGCCGCTCGAGGTTGATACCGGACTGCGTCCCGAAGGCCGAAACGGTCCCATGGTCCGCACCCTCGAGTCTTACGACGCCTACTACTCGAAGTGGGCACAGGCGTGGGAAATTCAAGCACTTCTGCGCGCTCATCCCGTTGCCGGCGATCCCGTACTGGGGCTCCAGTTTCTCTACATGATCGACAAGACTCGCTACCCTGCCGGTGGCGTCGACGACGCGGCCGTTCGTGAGATTCGGCGGATCAAGGCTCGTATCGACTCCGAAAGGCTCCCTCGCGGAGCTGATCCCGCAACGCATACCAAACTCGGTCGAGGTGGCCTGGCCGACATCGAATGGACAGTGCAACTGATCCAACTGCGGCATGCCGACAAGATAGAGTCCCTCCACAACACTTCGACCCTGGAAACCCTGGACGCCATCGGCGCTGCCGAGTTGCTCAGCGAAGAAGATGTGGAACTGCTACGCGACGCCTGGATCACTGCGACCAAAGCACGGAATTGCCTTGTGCTGGTTCGAGGTAAGCCGACTGATCAGTTGCCCGGCCCGGGACGCGTCCTGGCCGCTGTGGCACAGGTCGCCGGGTACGGAGACGACGCGGGGGAGTTTCTCGACAACTACCTTCGCATCACGCGTCGGGCAAAAGCTGTGGTGGAGAGGGTTTTCGGCGGAGAATAG
- the glnA gene encoding type I glutamate--ammonia ligase, translating into MDRQKEFVLRTLEERDIRFVRLWFTDVLGYLKSVAIAPAELEGAFEEGIGFDGSAIEGFARVSEADTVARPDASTFQVLPWAHKDGAQHSARMFCDITNPDGSPSWADPRHVLRRQLSKASDLGFSCYVHPEIEFFLLENGPMDGTPPIPADSGGYFDQAVHDSAPNFRRHAIDALESMGISVEFSHHEAAPGQQEIDLRYADALSMADNVMTFRYVVKEVAIGEGVRASFMPKPFSDQAGSAMHTHMSLFEGDTNAFHNPDDPMQLSETGKAFIAGILEHANEISAVTNQWVNSYKRLVHGGEAPTAASWGPSNRSALIRVPMYTPNKASSRRVEIRSPDSACNPYLAFAVLLAAGLRGIEKGYTLPPEAEDDVWSLTSAERRAMGYKALPGNLDSALREMEKSELVAEALGEHVFDFFLRNKRREWEEYRSHVTPFELKNYLGL; encoded by the coding sequence ATGGATCGCCAAAAAGAATTCGTGCTTCGTACCCTGGAAGAGCGCGACATTCGGTTCGTCCGCTTGTGGTTCACCGACGTTCTCGGTTACCTCAAATCGGTGGCGATCGCCCCCGCCGAGCTCGAAGGCGCCTTCGAAGAGGGAATCGGTTTCGACGGTTCCGCCATCGAGGGATTCGCCCGAGTCTCCGAAGCGGACACCGTTGCCCGCCCGGACGCGTCGACATTCCAGGTTCTGCCCTGGGCCCACAAGGACGGTGCGCAGCATTCGGCGCGCATGTTCTGCGACATCACGAACCCTGACGGTTCGCCGTCCTGGGCGGATCCGCGCCACGTACTGCGTCGCCAACTGAGCAAGGCCAGCGATCTGGGCTTCAGTTGCTACGTGCATCCGGAGATCGAGTTCTTCCTCCTCGAGAACGGCCCGATGGACGGCACCCCGCCGATCCCGGCCGATTCCGGTGGTTACTTCGATCAGGCCGTACACGATTCGGCCCCCAACTTCCGTCGCCATGCGATCGACGCCCTCGAGTCCATGGGCATCTCCGTCGAGTTCAGCCACCACGAGGCCGCGCCCGGCCAGCAGGAGATCGACCTCCGCTACGCCGACGCACTGTCGATGGCCGACAACGTGATGACGTTCCGCTACGTCGTCAAGGAGGTTGCGATCGGTGAGGGTGTGCGGGCGAGCTTCATGCCCAAGCCGTTCAGCGATCAGGCCGGCTCAGCCATGCATACACATATGAGCCTGTTCGAAGGCGACACCAACGCATTCCACAATCCGGACGATCCGATGCAGCTCTCGGAAACCGGCAAGGCATTCATCGCCGGCATCCTCGAGCACGCCAACGAGATCAGTGCCGTCACCAACCAGTGGGTCAACTCCTACAAGCGTCTCGTTCACGGCGGCGAAGCACCCACAGCGGCGTCGTGGGGTCCGTCCAACCGCAGTGCACTGATCCGCGTTCCGATGTACACGCCGAACAAGGCGTCGTCGCGTCGTGTCGAAATTCGCAGCCCAGATTCGGCCTGCAACCCGTACCTCGCGTTCGCGGTATTGCTGGCGGCCGGTTTGCGCGGAATCGAGAAGGGCTACACCCTTCCGCCCGAGGCCGAGGACGACGTGTGGTCGTTGACCTCCGCGGAGCGTCGTGCGATGGGCTACAAGGCATTGCCCGGCAATCTCGACAGTGCGTTGCGCGAGATGGAGAAGTCCGAACTGGTGGCTGAAGCACTCGGTGAGCACGTCTTCGATTTCTTCCTGCGCAACAAGCGTCGTGAATGGGAGGAATACCGGAGCCACGTGACGCCGTTCGAGCTCAAGAACTACCTCGGTCTGTGA
- a CDS encoding alpha/beta hydrolase, translated as MSKSFRLAGALAGSVAVLLLVAGCTTSGGETPTPETTGAPSTGAIPAGLEKFYDQTPDWGSCEQFATDSPLSSSIDCATIEVPIDYAHPEGNTARVVISRAKATGERIGSLLINPGGPGGSGLSMASQGSGTQLAEHFDRIGFDPRGVGASTPQVRCLTPAEFDADRADVNVDMTPEGIARAEQESNDYAAACVEHTGTEFLAHVGTYEVVRDLDVIRGVLGDSTMNFLGFSYGTRIGSTYAETFPQNVRSMVLDGALDPNQDVVDEVVLQAKGFQIAFDAFAADCVSRPQCPLGDDPAQTQARFKELVEPLIEKPAATTDPRGLSYEDALTGVQQALYSPQLWTSLRGGLTSLADGYGDSLLNLADQYQGRDRDGTYSNLNDAFNAIRCVDDPATTDRAEAGEADTRYREAAPFLDDGRGTGQAPLDICAFWPVPATDAPHELDPQALADAGLPTLVVVSTTEDPATPYEAGVDLAKQLGAALITFDGTQHTVVLDGNSCIDDAVIDYFVYLKVPEDGLTC; from the coding sequence ATGTCGAAGTCTTTTCGCCTCGCCGGTGCCTTGGCCGGAAGTGTCGCAGTCCTCCTGCTCGTCGCTGGTTGCACTACGTCGGGGGGTGAGACTCCGACGCCGGAGACCACCGGTGCGCCGTCGACGGGTGCGATTCCCGCGGGCTTGGAGAAGTTCTACGACCAGACTCCGGACTGGGGTTCGTGCGAACAATTTGCCACCGACTCTCCACTCTCGAGCAGTATCGACTGCGCCACGATCGAAGTTCCGATCGACTATGCGCATCCGGAGGGGAACACCGCGAGGGTTGTCATCTCGCGAGCGAAGGCGACGGGGGAGCGCATCGGATCTCTTCTGATCAATCCCGGGGGACCCGGCGGATCAGGACTGTCGATGGCGTCCCAAGGTTCGGGGACGCAGTTGGCGGAGCATTTCGACCGGATCGGGTTCGATCCGCGCGGTGTGGGTGCGTCGACGCCTCAGGTGCGTTGTCTGACGCCTGCCGAATTCGATGCCGACCGCGCCGACGTCAACGTCGATATGACTCCCGAGGGAATTGCTCGTGCCGAGCAGGAGAGCAATGACTACGCCGCTGCGTGTGTCGAGCACACCGGCACCGAATTCCTCGCCCACGTCGGCACGTACGAAGTGGTGCGCGATCTGGACGTGATTCGCGGGGTGCTCGGAGATTCAACGATGAACTTCCTCGGGTTCTCGTACGGAACGCGAATCGGTTCCACTTACGCCGAAACCTTCCCGCAGAATGTCCGGTCCATGGTGCTCGATGGGGCGTTGGATCCGAATCAGGATGTCGTCGACGAGGTTGTCCTGCAGGCCAAAGGCTTTCAGATTGCGTTCGATGCCTTTGCCGCGGACTGTGTTTCGCGGCCGCAGTGCCCACTCGGGGATGATCCGGCGCAGACTCAGGCGCGATTCAAGGAATTGGTCGAGCCGCTGATCGAGAAGCCGGCGGCAACTACGGATCCGCGCGGACTCAGCTACGAGGACGCGTTGACCGGGGTGCAGCAGGCCTTGTATTCGCCGCAACTGTGGACTTCGTTGCGCGGCGGATTGACCAGCCTTGCCGACGGCTACGGTGACTCGCTTCTGAATTTGGCTGACCAATATCAAGGGCGCGATCGCGACGGTACGTACTCCAATCTCAACGACGCCTTCAATGCAATCCGATGTGTCGACGACCCGGCGACAACCGATCGGGCCGAGGCGGGGGAGGCCGATACCCGGTATCGCGAAGCCGCCCCGTTCCTCGATGACGGTCGCGGAACCGGTCAGGCGCCACTGGATATCTGCGCCTTCTGGCCCGTTCCGGCGACGGACGCTCCACACGAACTCGATCCACAGGCACTGGCCGATGCCGGTCTGCCGACGCTTGTCGTCGTATCGACTACCGAGGACCCGGCGACGCCGTACGAGGCCGGGGTGGATCTGGCAAAGCAGCTGGGCGCAGCGCTCATCACGTTCGACGGAACACAACACACCGTCGTCTTGGACGGCAATTCTTGTATCGACGATGCTGTGATCGACTACTTCGTCTACCTGAAAGTTCCGGAAGACGGCTTGACATGTTAG
- the panB gene encoding 3-methyl-2-oxobutanoate hydroxymethyltransferase, producing the protein MSETPLYGSAPTTAAAPKRKTRIHHLAEMKQRGERWSMLTAYDYSTARIFEDAGIPVLLVGDSAANVVYGYDTTVPITIDELLPLVRGVVRGAPHALVVADLPFGTYEGSAEQALATATRFMKEGLAHAVKIEGGERMSKQIAAITAAGIPVMAHVGFTPQSVNSLGGFRVQGRGDASEQLVADAIAVQEAGAFSVVMEMVPADIAGQVSRKLTIPTVGIGAGNECDAQVLVWQDMAGYTSGKTAKFVKRFGNVGDELRSAAAAYASEVRTGAFPAEEHSF; encoded by the coding sequence ATGTCCGAGACTCCTCTTTACGGTTCTGCACCTACAACCGCTGCAGCACCCAAGCGCAAGACACGCATTCACCACCTCGCCGAGATGAAGCAACGCGGTGAACGCTGGTCGATGCTCACGGCCTACGACTACTCGACGGCACGCATCTTCGAGGACGCCGGCATTCCGGTACTCCTCGTCGGCGATTCGGCCGCCAACGTGGTCTACGGCTACGACACGACAGTGCCGATCACGATCGACGAGCTGCTCCCACTGGTTCGCGGAGTCGTTCGCGGCGCTCCCCACGCCCTGGTTGTCGCCGATCTGCCTTTCGGTACCTACGAGGGCTCTGCGGAACAGGCACTTGCCACCGCCACCCGCTTCATGAAGGAAGGCCTCGCGCACGCCGTCAAGATCGAAGGCGGCGAGCGGATGAGCAAGCAGATCGCTGCCATCACCGCTGCCGGTATCCCCGTCATGGCTCACGTCGGATTCACCCCGCAGAGCGTCAACTCGCTGGGCGGATTCCGCGTCCAAGGCCGCGGCGACGCCTCCGAGCAACTTGTGGCGGACGCCATTGCCGTCCAGGAGGCCGGCGCGTTCTCGGTAGTCATGGAAATGGTTCCGGCAGACATTGCGGGCCAGGTCAGCCGCAAGTTGACCATCCCCACGGTCGGTATCGGCGCCGGCAACGAATGCGATGCCCAGGTCCTCGTCTGGCAGGACATGGCGGGCTACACGAGCGGCAAGACAGCCAAGTTCGTCAAACGTTTCGGTAACGTCGGTGACGAACTGCGCTCTGCGGCCGCAGCCTATGCGTCAGAAGTTCGCACGGGTGCGTTCCCGGCCGAAGAGCACAGTTTCTGA